In the Engystomops pustulosus chromosome 2, aEngPut4.maternal, whole genome shotgun sequence genome, one interval contains:
- the LOC140116627 gene encoding endothelin-2-like, protein MLGAGCAAVCLLLAVIATLWIPEPSSAVPLKSHVRAKRCSCNNWMDKECIYFCHLDIIWVNTGSQMLPYGLGSPERRKKRASARCQCVEVKDKSCNRFCQKTSWTIADSKPISSKEISVVKNFLKMKKSQVPPWHALRDVAAYNTRVIYTRQHFSVTTSKLPSDSTVWKRKR, encoded by the exons ATGCTGGGAGCCGGCTGTGCAGCTGTGTGCCTCCTACTGGCAG TCATTGCCACCCTTTGGATACCAGAGCCCTCTTCAGCTGTCCCGCTGAAGAGTCATGTGCGGGCCAAAAGATGTTCCTGCAACAACTGGATGGACAAGGAGTGCATATATTTTTGTCatttagatattatttgggtgAACACAGGAAG CCAAATGCTTCCTTATGGCCTAGGGAGCCCAGAAAGGCGCAAGAAGAGAGCATCTGCACGATGCCAGTGTGTGGAGGTAAAGGACAAGTCCTGCAACCGATTTTGCCAGAAAACATCATG GACCATTGCGGATAGTAAACCAATATCGAGTAAGGAAATAAGTGTAGTAAAGAATTTCCTAAAAATGAAGAAGTCTCAAGTCCCTCCATGGCATGCTCTCCG TGATGTTGCTGCCTACAATACACGTGTTATATATACCAGACAACACTTCTCAGTTACTACCTCAAAGCTGCCTTCTGACTCTAcagtttggaaaagaaaaagatAA